CTCCGACCGCTACCTGAAGAGCTATTCTATCTCCGTTGTCACCCATTTTTCCTGGTCCTACTGCCACAACTTCACCCTCGGCCGGCTTCTCTTTGGCGGAATCCGGGATAATGATACCACCAGCAGTTTTCTCTTCTTCTGCCAACCTTTTTACCAAGAGACGATCGTTCAATG
The DNA window shown above is from Desulfomarina profundi and carries:
- the groES gene encoding co-chaperone GroES encodes the protein MKIRPLNDRLLVKRLAEEEKTAGGIIIPDSAKEKPAEGEVVAVGPGKMGDNGDRIALQVAVGDKVLFSKYGGTDVKLDGEDYLIMREDDILGVIE